In Cryptomeria japonica chromosome 10, Sugi_1.0, whole genome shotgun sequence, a genomic segment contains:
- the LOC131858921 gene encoding protein TAPETUM DETERMINANT 1-like has product MRMYHLISAFFVLFICVSGLLAMEDSRSNLTNDSVNSSYKNSRLLGVDHIPERIGQGCAKEDIVVNQSPESTMPNGIPSYSVQIENLCSTGCSIAQIHLTCGWFSSAVEINPKLFKRLKYNYCLVNNGNPIIAGGSVSFVYAQNFKYPMTVSSVKCLP; this is encoded by the exons ATGAGGATGTATCACTTGATCAGTGCCTTCTTTGTCCTCTTCATATGTGTTTCAG GGTTGTTAGCAATGGAAGATTCACGATCGAATCTGACGAATGACAGTGTGAATTCAAGCTATAAAAACTCTCGGCTGCTGGGTGTGG ATCATATTCCAGAGAGAATAGGGCAAGGTTGTGCAAAAGAAGACATAGTCGTGAATCAGAGCCCAGAATCCACCATGCCAAATGGAATTCCATCATACAGTGTACAAATCGAGAATTTGTGCAGCACAGGCTGCTCGATAGCACAAATACACCTCACCTGCGGATGGTTCAGCTCTGCAGTAGAGATAAATCCAAAATTATTCAAGCGTTTGAAGTACAACTACTGTCTTGTCAACAATGGGAATCCAATAATTGCAGGAGGCTCTGTATCCTtcgtttatgcacaaaattttaaatATCCCATGACAGTCTCTTCTGTGAAATGTCTCCCATGA